Below is a genomic region from Henckelia pumila isolate YLH828 chromosome 3, ASM3356847v2, whole genome shotgun sequence.
cgacggatttgggacttttgtatccaaaagatacaaatcagagaataattggttatgctgatgctggatacttatctgatccacataaggcacgttcccaaaccggatatgtatttactcgtggaggcactgcaatctcttggcgatcacagaaacaaacacttgttacaacttcatcaaatcatgccgagattattgcactacatgaagcaagccgtgaatgtgtctggcttaaatcaatgactcggcatatccaaacttcttgcggattatcagtggacaagaatccaatcacactgtatgaagataatgccgcatgtgttgcccaaatgaaagaaggatacatcaaaagtgacagaactaaacatattcctcctaaattctttgcatacactcaagagctggagaagaataaagatattgatatctgttacattcaatcaagtgagaactcatccgatctcttcacaaaggcactttccacggcgatattcagaaaacacatttataatattgggatgcgcaatctacgaaatatgtgaagaatcattcatgttgacatcagggggagtttacgtggctgcactcttttttccttactatggtttttgtcccaatgggtttttcctagtaaggtttttaacgaggcagtatacaacacgtaatggagatagtcattctatcatgatcatcatcacaagggggagtgttgaaaatatatataaatatatattattatttattgttgaatgttgaaggttgaaagttgaaaattgagttgtaaaatattgaaaattagtgtgtgatgatgtaattaatgatgtattaatttttgactaatctccaattgagatctataaataggtctctccatttgtgtagaaaaacacaattgtgaagagagaaaaattttataaagtgtagaatttgataaattttgagtttttgagtttttactttttaccgtaaatttttactttttcacaacagataatatattttctttgtttttaagGAAGCCTCGATATAATATATGACTTgacttaaaatattatataagtcAACCCTTGGGCTTCTTTACTACACTCTTTTAATATTTCCTGATCTCGCTAAATTATCCCGCTCCAATTTTTCTCCATGGAAACGCGTTAGCAGCAGCAAACTTTGAAAAACAATTTATACGTATTATTCACCTACATACACACCGTATACCAATAATAATTTTTGCCTATAAAAAGGTGATAAATTGCATGCAAATTTCATCACCCCAAATCCCCTTAAAACAATTCTATCACAAATTAATCAAAGCTcgttaatatataattaatcacTCTCATATATGGCTTCCATTTCAAATGCATCCACCGTGATCATGTTATTGCTCGTGTGCGGCTCATGTGTTCACGCACAGCTCTCGCCCAACTTCTATCCGAGTTGCCCCAATCTGCAACTCATCGTTAGGAATACAATGAGGGAAGCCATTAACAGAGAACTGAGGATTGGTGCATCCATTCTTCGTTTGTTTTTCCACGACTGCTTCGTTAATGTGAGAACTCGATCTTTTCGTCTCGATTCATGCACTTTACTTTAGCTTGATATATAACTTTGTTATTGTATTTATGTTGTTCGTGTTGATCATATATAGGGGTGTGACGGTGGGATCTTGCTAGACGATACACCGACGTTCACCGGCGAAAAGACCGCATTCCCTAACCGGAATTCGGTCAGAGGATTCGACGTTATAGACACGATCAAAACTCGAGTCGATGCTGCTTGCAATGGCACGGTTTCATGTGCAGATATTTTGGCCCTGGCTGCTAGAGAGGGTGTTTTCTTGGTGCAATCTCCATCCCCTTCAATTCATCATTTTGAATATTCTactgattattttattaaaattcaaTTCCCATGCAtgcaatcatatatatatatatatatataacttcaataaattaaataacatcGGCCCAAAAGAGTAGTGTTTTAGTCTTGTCGCACATAGCTTGCatgtagtttgcaggctattgtaGTATTGCTTTATAAGTTTGAGGGTTTACGCAGTGCACCGAAAGATAGCGACTTCGGGTTCTCACGtagtataaaataaattaaataacattGATGAATAATTTTGGAAAATGGTACTGCAGCTAGGAGGCCCATCATGGGTAGTCCCACTGGGCAGAAGGGACGCAAGAACAGCAAGCTTGAGCGGAGCCAACTCGGAGATCCCTTCCCCATTCTCCGGCCTCTCCACCCTCATCTCCATGTTCGCCGCCAAAGGCCTCAGCGCCCGAGACATGGTGGCTCTCTCCGGCGGCCACACTTTCGGCTTCGCCCAGTGCTCCACCTTCCGCACACGCATCTACAACGACACCAACATCAACCCCGTGTTCGCCGCCAACCGCCGAGGGATCTGCCCCGCCTCCGGCGGCGACACCAACCTGGCCCAGCTCGACGTCGGCACTCCGAACCGGTTCGACAACAGTTATTACAGCAACCTGCTGACCCGACGCGGGCTTCTTCACTCGGACCAGGAGCTGTTCAATAATGGGTCGCAGGATGGTCTGGTTAGGCTTTACAGCAGCAACGCTTTTGCTTTCAGGAATGATTTCGCTGCTGCCATGGTGAGGATGGGGAACATAAGCCCGCTTACTGGCCTTAATAACGGAGAGATTAGAACGAATTGTAGGGtggttaattaataattaattagtttaattgatttaatttcgAAAGTGCttaatttatcaaatgattttatgCATGGGATatattttgattatgttgtaatACTTTACATATTAGCTAGTTTGTTTTCTCTTCATTAAGATGTTGTGATACAATTAATAAGATGTTTATTGGGATATTGTTCtagtaataatatatatatgaatcaaGAGCATTGGTGAGTTTATATTAATGTTggaattaattttcataataatattctcattttaaaaattacaaaaaataataaattaaattaagttcaATTTATATATAGAAGCTACATGAGATTAAAAATAACGATGGTTTATCAAGCTccattttttagttttattttcttaaatagaaataatactacatttaaatataatagTGAAAACTAGCTatctttttttataatttaaaaaaggaagggtatatatataatttatggaCTTACCCTtcctttttt
It encodes:
- the LOC140887907 gene encoding peroxidase P7-like encodes the protein MASISNASTVIMLLLVCGSCVHAQLSPNFYPSCPNLQLIVRNTMREAINRELRIGASILRLFFHDCFVNGCDGGILLDDTPTFTGEKTAFPNRNSVRGFDVIDTIKTRVDAACNGTVSCADILALAAREGVFLLGGPSWVVPLGRRDARTASLSGANSEIPSPFSGLSTLISMFAAKGLSARDMVALSGGHTFGFAQCSTFRTRIYNDTNINPVFAANRRGICPASGGDTNLAQLDVGTPNRFDNSYYSNLLTRRGLLHSDQELFNNGSQDGLVRLYSSNAFAFRNDFAAAMVRMGNISPLTGLNNGEIRTNCRVVN